From the genome of Arvicola amphibius chromosome 9, mArvAmp1.2, whole genome shotgun sequence, one region includes:
- the Cfap410 gene encoding cilia- and flagella-associated protein 410 isoform X2, with amino-acid sequence MKLTRKMVLSRTKASELHSVRKLNCWGSQLTDISICREMPSLEVITLSVNSVSTLEPVRGCRRLSELYLRRNRIPSLDELFYLKDLPQLRVLWLAENPCCGTSPHLYRMTVLRNLPHLQKLDNQAVTEEELTRALMEGDEITAAPDREGAGNGCPKPSYTLSSVTSTTETSPGLLSYTEETEVPGQTAGDHPPSFSQRDTLRSHKSRNILTAILLLLRELDTEGLEAVQQTVGSRLQALHRLEPQEDME; translated from the exons ATGAAGCTAACGCGAAAAATGGTCCTGTCCCGAACCAAAGCTTCGGAGTTGCACAGCGTGCGGAAGCTCAACTGCTG gGGCAGCCAGCTCACAGAC ATTTCCATATGCCGCGAGATGCCCAGCCTGGAAGTGATCACACTCAG CGTCAACAGTGTCTCCACCCTGGAACCTGTGCGTGGCTGCCGACGCCTGAGCGAGCTCTACCTGAGGAGGAACCGTATCCCCAGCCTGGATGAGCTGTTCTACCTGAAGGATCTCCCACAGCTCAGGGTGCTGTGGCTGGCCGAGAACCCGTGCTGCGGCACCAGCCCACACCTTTACCGCATGACTGTGCTGCGCAACCTGCCCCACTTGCAGAAGCTAGACAACCAAG CCGTGACGGAGGAAGAGCTGACTCGTGCACTGATGGAGGGAGATGAGATCACCGCTGCCCCAGACAGAGAGGGTGCAGGCAATGGCTGTCCCAAGCCCTCCTACACCCTCAGCTCTGTCACCTCGACAACTGAGACCAGCCCAGGCCTgctgagctacacagaggaaacaga AGTACCAGGTCAGACTGCTGGAGaccatcctccttccttctcacagAGGGATACCCTGAGGAGTCACAAGAGTAGG aacatCCTGACTGCCATCTTGCTGCTGCTGCGGGAACTGGACACAGAGGGGCTAGAGGCTGTCCAGCAGACTGTGGGCAGCCGGCTACAGGCGCTGCATAGGCTGGAGCCCCAGGAGGACATGGAGTGA
- the Cfap410 gene encoding cilia- and flagella-associated protein 410 isoform X1: MKLTRKMVLSRTKASELHSVRKLNCWGSQLTDISICREMPSLEVITLSVNSVSTLEPVRGCRRLSELYLRRNRIPSLDELFYLKDLPQLRVLWLAENPCCGTSPHLYRMTVLRNLPHLQKLDNQAVTEEELTRALMEGDEITAAPDREGAGNGCPKPSYTLSSVTSTTETSPGLLSYTEETDRVPGQTAGDHPPSFSQRDTLRSHKSRNILTAILLLLRELDTEGLEAVQQTVGSRLQALHRLEPQEDME, translated from the exons ATGAAGCTAACGCGAAAAATGGTCCTGTCCCGAACCAAAGCTTCGGAGTTGCACAGCGTGCGGAAGCTCAACTGCTG gGGCAGCCAGCTCACAGAC ATTTCCATATGCCGCGAGATGCCCAGCCTGGAAGTGATCACACTCAG CGTCAACAGTGTCTCCACCCTGGAACCTGTGCGTGGCTGCCGACGCCTGAGCGAGCTCTACCTGAGGAGGAACCGTATCCCCAGCCTGGATGAGCTGTTCTACCTGAAGGATCTCCCACAGCTCAGGGTGCTGTGGCTGGCCGAGAACCCGTGCTGCGGCACCAGCCCACACCTTTACCGCATGACTGTGCTGCGCAACCTGCCCCACTTGCAGAAGCTAGACAACCAAG CCGTGACGGAGGAAGAGCTGACTCGTGCACTGATGGAGGGAGATGAGATCACCGCTGCCCCAGACAGAGAGGGTGCAGGCAATGGCTGTCCCAAGCCCTCCTACACCCTCAGCTCTGTCACCTCGACAACTGAGACCAGCCCAGGCCTgctgagctacacagaggaaacaga CAGAGTACCAGGTCAGACTGCTGGAGaccatcctccttccttctcacagAGGGATACCCTGAGGAGTCACAAGAGTAGG aacatCCTGACTGCCATCTTGCTGCTGCTGCGGGAACTGGACACAGAGGGGCTAGAGGCTGTCCAGCAGACTGTGGGCAGCCGGCTACAGGCGCTGCATAGGCTGGAGCCCCAGGAGGACATGGAGTGA